TTTATCTTGAGCATCGTTTATGAAATATTGTATTGTGTGAATTATAGGTGGCGGGAGAGGAGAGCCAAGGGGTTCCAACGTGGTCAAAAGTGGAGCTCCACAGAAAGTATTACCCATTGAAATACCGGCTCTATCATTGGATGAATTAAATAGGATGACTGCTAACTTTGGCACAAAGGCTTTGATTGGGGAAGGCTCTTACGGCCGTGTGTTTTATGCAAAACTAAGTAATGGTATGGCTGCAGCAATAAAGAAACTAGATGCCAATTCATCACAAGAGCCTGACACTGATTTTGCAGCTCAGGTGAGATTTTTTAGTGTCGGggatataaagagaaatgttggtgtcaataatttgctcatattctcttacacatctaatggttgatttgtcaTGTTTGAAGATTTGGTTCATGATTTTGATGAAATCACGGTTTCATGCAGTTATCAATTGTTTCAAGACTTAAGCACGAGCATTTTGCTGAGTTGCTCGGGTATTGTTTGGAAGCAAATAACCGGATCTTGGTATATCAGTTTGCGGTAAAGGGTTCTTTACACGATATATTGCATGGTATGTGTCCTGTTGTAGCATCCagctctttttctttgtctccaGTCCACACCCACATggaattcaattcaatttttgtttctctaatGCAGGGAGGAAAGGTGTGCAAGGAGCTGAGCCTGGTCCAGCTCTGAGCTGGAACCAGAGAGTTAGGATTGCCTATGGGGCAGCAAAAGGGCTTGAGTTTTTGCATGAAAAGGTTCAGCCTCCTATAGTTCATCGTGATATCAGATCCAGCAATGTCCTACTCTTTGATGACTTTCTAGCAAAAATTGCTGATTTTAACTTGTCAAATCAGTCTTCTGATACCGCAGCTCGGCTGCATTCAACTAGAGTCTTGGGAACATTTGGCTACCATGCTCCAGAGTAAGCTTTagcttctatttttttctacttttgtaAATATCAAATTCATTAGAGCCAGAGCCTCTTCTGGGATATGAAACTATGAACTGAGAGTATTAAGAATT
Above is a genomic segment from Corylus avellana chromosome ca9, CavTom2PMs-1.0 containing:
- the LOC132192351 gene encoding probable protein kinase At2g41970 — protein: MFCCGGAEEETLGPPANQYTAPPRGGNTYGGGGGRGEPRGSNVVKSGAPQKVLPIEIPALSLDELNRMTANFGTKALIGEGSYGRVFYAKLSNGMAAAIKKLDANSSQEPDTDFAAQLSIVSRLKHEHFAELLGYCLEANNRILVYQFAVKGSLHDILHGRKGVQGAEPGPALSWNQRVRIAYGAAKGLEFLHEKVQPPIVHRDIRSSNVLLFDDFLAKIADFNLSNQSSDTAARLHSTRVLGTFGYHAPEYAMTGQITQKSDVYSFGVVLLELLTGRKPVDHTMPKGQQSLVTWATPRLSEDKVKQCVDPKLNNDYPPKAVAKLAAVAALCVQYEADFRPNMTIVVKALQPLLNSKPAGPDSRA